In Paraburkholderia phenazinium, the following are encoded in one genomic region:
- a CDS encoding aspartate/glutamate racemase family protein → MKTIGIIGGMSWESSTEYYQILNRHAKARLGGHHNASSLLLTVDFATVEAHQRAGDWDALGTLMAGAARQLERGGADLVILATNTMHRVCESIEQAIAIPFLHIADPTGHALRAAGIERVGLLGTRYTMEQTFYTGRLRERYALDTLVANESDRADVHRIIYDELCHGAIRDDSRRVYQRVISDLAARGAQAVILGCTEITLLIKPEHAALPVFDTTALHAQAAVDWAIEADQQGAAAG, encoded by the coding sequence ATGAAAACGATCGGCATTATTGGCGGCATGAGTTGGGAATCGTCCACTGAGTACTATCAGATCCTCAACCGCCACGCGAAGGCGCGCCTCGGCGGCCATCACAACGCCAGCAGCCTGCTGCTGACGGTGGATTTCGCCACCGTCGAAGCGCACCAGCGCGCGGGCGACTGGGACGCACTCGGCACGCTGATGGCCGGCGCCGCGCGCCAGCTCGAACGCGGCGGCGCGGACCTCGTGATCCTCGCCACCAACACGATGCACCGGGTGTGCGAGTCGATCGAACAGGCCATCGCGATTCCCTTCCTGCACATCGCCGATCCGACCGGCCACGCGCTGCGCGCCGCGGGCATCGAGCGGGTCGGCTTGCTCGGCACACGCTACACCATGGAGCAGACCTTCTACACAGGACGGCTGCGCGAGCGCTACGCGCTCGACACGCTGGTCGCAAACGAAAGCGATCGCGCCGACGTGCATCGCATCATTTACGACGAGTTGTGCCATGGCGCGATCCGCGACGACTCACGGCGCGTCTATCAGCGCGTGATCTCGGATCTTGCGGCGCGCGGGGCGCAGGCGGTAATTCTCGGCTGCACGGAGATCACGCTCCTGATCAAGCCGGAGCATGCCGCGTTGCCGGTGTTCGACACCACAGCGCTGCATGCGCAGGCTGCGGTCGACTGGGCGATCGAGGCGGATCAGCAAGGCGCAGCGGCAGGCTAA
- a CDS encoding ABC transporter ATP-binding protein encodes MLNPKTVSADLFQTTSQTPSTSSRLGEEVLRVTDVSRGFDKNQDELLVLDGVNLSLREGEIVGMLGRSGSGKSTLLRIIAGLIGPTGGEVSYLGKPLDGPAKGVAMVFQTFALFPWLTVLQNVEAGLEAQGVGARERRERALAAIDLIGLDGFENAYPRELSGGMRQRVGFARALVVDPTLLLMDEPFSALDVLTAETLRTDLLDLWTQGRMPIKSVLIVTHNIEEAVFMCDRILVLSSNPGRVIAEIKVPFNHPRNRLDPAFRKLVDEIYAKMTARQHDESAKKGLELGSWLPHVSTNLMAGLIEMLAAAPYHGRADMPEIARSLHLEVDDLFPVAEVLQHLGFAEVREGDILLTPPARVFAEFGTQERKMMFAEHLLRHVPLAKRIKTVLNERPGHRAPRVRFEQELEDFLTDSAAEDTLDAVINWGRYGEIFSYNDQTELFSLADVEA; translated from the coding sequence ATGCTAAATCCAAAAACTGTCTCTGCCGATCTGTTCCAGACGACGTCCCAGACGCCGTCGACGAGTTCGCGCCTCGGGGAAGAAGTGCTGCGCGTGACGGATGTGAGCCGGGGCTTCGACAAGAACCAGGACGAACTGCTGGTACTCGACGGCGTGAACCTGTCGCTGCGCGAAGGGGAGATCGTCGGCATGCTGGGCCGTTCGGGTTCGGGCAAGTCGACCCTGCTGCGGATCATCGCCGGTTTGATCGGGCCGACCGGCGGCGAGGTCTCGTACCTCGGCAAGCCGCTCGACGGTCCCGCCAAGGGCGTGGCGATGGTGTTCCAGACCTTCGCATTGTTCCCGTGGCTGACCGTTCTGCAGAACGTGGAAGCGGGCCTCGAAGCGCAGGGTGTGGGCGCGCGCGAGCGCCGCGAACGCGCGCTCGCGGCCATCGACCTGATCGGTCTGGACGGTTTTGAAAACGCCTATCCGCGCGAGCTCTCGGGCGGAATGCGTCAGCGTGTGGGCTTCGCCCGCGCGCTGGTGGTCGACCCGACGCTGCTGCTGATGGACGAGCCGTTCTCCGCGCTCGACGTGCTGACCGCCGAAACGCTGCGTACCGACCTGCTGGATCTGTGGACGCAGGGCCGCATGCCGATCAAGTCGGTGCTGATCGTCACGCACAACATCGAAGAAGCGGTGTTCATGTGCGACCGGATTCTGGTGCTGTCGTCGAACCCGGGCCGCGTGATCGCCGAGATCAAGGTGCCGTTCAATCACCCGCGCAACCGTCTCGATCCGGCGTTCCGCAAACTGGTGGACGAGATCTACGCCAAGATGACCGCGCGCCAGCACGACGAATCGGCGAAGAAGGGGCTGGAGCTGGGCAGCTGGCTGCCGCATGTTTCGACCAACCTGATGGCCGGTCTGATCGAAATGCTGGCGGCGGCGCCGTACCACGGCCGTGCGGACATGCCGGAAATCGCCCGTTCGCTGCATCTCGAGGTGGACGATCTGTTTCCGGTCGCCGAAGTGCTCCAGCATCTGGGTTTCGCGGAAGTGCGCGAAGGCGACATTCTGCTGACGCCGCCGGCACGCGTGTTTGCCGAGTTCGGCACTCAGGAGCGCAAGATGATGTTCGCCGAGCATCTGCTGCGGCATGTGCCGCTTGCCAAGCGGATCAAGACGGTGCTCAACGAGCGTCCGGGTCATCGCGCGCCGCGCGTGCGTTTCGAGCAGGAACTGGAAGACTTTTTGACCGACAGCGCCGCGGAAGACACGCTCGACGCGGTGATCAACTGGGGCCGCTACGGCGAGATATTCTCGTACAACGATCAGACGGAACTGTTCAGCCTGGCGGACGTGGAGGCCTGA
- the dinB gene encoding DNA polymerase IV, translating into MNLLDTSPAVSSSRPVPSLRKIIHCDCDCFYASVEMRDDPTLRGRPLAVGGRPDHRGVVATCNYEARRFGVHSAMSSALALRKCPELLIIPPSMEKYRIASRQIMAIYGDYTAEVEPLSLDEAYLDVTCTDRCKGSATLMANEIRERVRETVGVTVSAGVAPNKFVAKIASDWNKPDGLHVVRPHEVDAFVAALPVRKIFGVGKVTAAKLEKLGLTTCAQLRDWPLVELHRQFGVFGKRLYELSRGIDERPVRADRERKSVSVETTYVTDLRTLEECAAELRRLAEQLDGRIARAEAGAAVRKLFVKIRFADFQRTTVECVGEVPHLPTLLALLEKGFARRNQAVRLLGVGVRLEEEHLAQPGQFTLFDDDPADEVIEAPPQASTEDPDA; encoded by the coding sequence GTGAATCTGCTCGACACCTCTCCCGCCGTATCGTCTTCGCGGCCCGTGCCTTCCTTGCGCAAGATCATTCATTGCGACTGCGACTGTTTCTACGCGTCGGTCGAAATGCGTGACGATCCAACGCTGCGCGGGCGGCCGCTGGCCGTGGGTGGCCGGCCCGATCACCGCGGCGTGGTGGCCACCTGCAATTACGAGGCGCGGCGCTTCGGCGTGCATTCGGCCATGTCGTCGGCACTGGCGTTGCGCAAGTGCCCCGAACTGCTGATCATTCCGCCGTCCATGGAGAAGTACCGCATCGCCTCGCGGCAGATCATGGCGATCTACGGCGATTACACCGCCGAAGTCGAGCCGCTGTCGCTCGACGAAGCCTATCTCGACGTCACCTGCACCGACCGCTGCAAAGGCAGCGCGACGCTGATGGCCAACGAGATTCGCGAGCGGGTGCGCGAGACGGTTGGTGTAACCGTGTCGGCGGGCGTGGCGCCCAACAAGTTCGTCGCCAAGATCGCTTCGGACTGGAACAAGCCGGACGGTCTCCATGTCGTGCGGCCGCACGAGGTCGATGCGTTCGTCGCGGCTTTGCCGGTGCGCAAGATTTTCGGCGTGGGCAAGGTGACGGCGGCGAAGCTCGAAAAGCTCGGCCTTACCACCTGCGCACAGTTGCGCGACTGGCCGCTGGTCGAACTGCACCGTCAGTTCGGGGTGTTCGGCAAGCGGCTCTACGAGTTGTCGCGCGGCATCGACGAGCGGCCCGTGCGGGCCGACCGCGAGCGCAAGTCGGTGAGCGTGGAGACCACCTACGTCACGGATCTGCGCACGCTCGAAGAATGTGCGGCGGAACTGCGGCGGCTCGCCGAACAACTGGACGGGCGCATTGCGCGCGCCGAAGCGGGCGCGGCGGTGCGCAAGCTGTTCGTGAAGATCCGTTTCGCCGATTTTCAGCGCACCACGGTCGAATGCGTGGGCGAGGTGCCGCATCTGCCCACGCTGCTGGCATTGCTGGAGAAGGGCTTCGCGCGTCGCAATCAAGCGGTGCGGCTGCTGGGCGTAGGTGTGCGGCTCGAAGAGGAGCATCTTGCGCAGCCCGGGCAGTTCACGCTGTTCGACGACGATCCCGCGGATGAAGTGATCGAGGCGCCGCCGCAAGCTTCCACGGAAGACCCCGACGCGTAG
- a CDS encoding ABC transporter permease, with the protein MNFNFNLNRTANASAWRLLPNGWDFVAFPLIICVIASAAIGFHQTLAPMSTLKTQVISLDPTSLPEYALRTTLRMLAAMVASLVFTLTYGTLAAKSRRASLVLVPILDILQSVPVLGYISFTVTFFLALFPGRVLGAELAAIFAIFTSQAWNMTFSFYQSLRTVPRDLDEVSRGFHLTGWQRFWKLEVPFSMPGLIWNMMMSMSGGWFFVVASEAITVGNNTITLPGIGAYLAQAISDKNLHAIGWVILAMTIVIIAYDQLLFRPLVAWADKFRMENTSSGDAPESWLLDLVRRTRLIHRGLVPMGKLFANAARLPMRLPGVSRISFSLPRRQKKSSLVGDVIWGTLVILLTVYVVYRVVSYVRTGVDLAEVEHVLVLGLITLLRVALLIAISSLIWVPLGVLIGLRPALAEKIQPLAQFLAAFPANLLFPVFVIVIVRFHLNPDIWLSPLIVLGTQWYILFNVIAGASAYPNDYREVATNFRIRGWQWWRKVMLPGIFPYYVTGAITASGGAWNASIVAEFVQWGDTKVVAHGLGSYIAQTTAAGDFPKIILGIAVMSLFVTLFNRTLWRPMYAYAESKLRLD; encoded by the coding sequence ATGAATTTCAATTTCAATCTGAACCGCACCGCCAATGCTTCCGCGTGGCGCCTGCTGCCCAACGGCTGGGACTTCGTCGCCTTTCCGCTGATCATCTGCGTGATCGCTTCCGCAGCGATCGGTTTTCACCAGACGCTCGCGCCGATGTCGACGTTGAAGACCCAGGTCATCTCGCTCGACCCAACGAGCCTGCCCGAATATGCGCTGCGCACGACGCTGCGCATGCTCGCGGCAATGGTGGCGTCGCTGGTGTTCACGCTGACCTACGGCACGCTCGCCGCGAAGAGCCGTCGCGCGAGCCTCGTGCTGGTGCCGATTCTCGACATCCTGCAGTCGGTGCCGGTGCTGGGCTACATTTCGTTTACGGTTACGTTCTTCCTCGCGCTGTTTCCGGGGCGCGTACTCGGCGCGGAGCTGGCGGCGATCTTCGCCATCTTCACGAGCCAGGCGTGGAACATGACCTTCAGCTTCTACCAGTCGTTGCGCACGGTGCCGCGCGATCTGGATGAGGTCTCGCGCGGTTTTCACCTGACCGGCTGGCAGCGTTTCTGGAAGCTCGAGGTGCCGTTCTCGATGCCGGGCCTCATCTGGAACATGATGATGTCGATGTCGGGCGGCTGGTTCTTCGTGGTGGCCTCGGAGGCGATCACGGTGGGCAACAACACGATCACGCTGCCGGGCATCGGCGCGTATCTGGCCCAGGCCATCTCCGACAAGAACCTGCACGCCATCGGTTGGGTGATTCTCGCGATGACGATCGTGATCATTGCGTACGACCAGCTTCTGTTCCGTCCGCTGGTGGCGTGGGCCGACAAGTTCCGCATGGAGAACACCAGCTCGGGCGATGCGCCGGAATCCTGGCTGCTCGATCTCGTGCGTCGCACGCGGCTGATTCACCGTGGTCTCGTGCCGATGGGCAAGCTGTTCGCCAACGCGGCGCGCTTGCCGATGCGTCTGCCGGGCGTGAGCCGCATCAGTTTCAGTCTGCCGCGCCGGCAAAAGAAGTCGTCGCTGGTGGGCGACGTCATCTGGGGGACGCTCGTGATCCTCCTGACGGTCTATGTCGTCTATCGCGTGGTGAGCTATGTCCGGACCGGCGTCGATCTGGCCGAAGTGGAGCACGTGCTGGTGCTGGGCCTGATCACGCTGCTGCGCGTGGCATTGCTGATTGCGATCTCGTCGCTGATCTGGGTGCCGCTCGGCGTATTGATCGGGCTGCGTCCGGCGTTGGCCGAAAAGATCCAGCCGCTCGCGCAGTTCCTCGCGGCGTTTCCGGCCAACCTGCTGTTCCCGGTGTTCGTCATCGTGATCGTGCGCTTCCATCTGAATCCGGACATCTGGCTCTCGCCGCTGATCGTGCTCGGCACGCAGTGGTACATCCTCTTCAACGTGATCGCGGGCGCCAGCGCCTATCCGAACGACTATCGCGAAGTCGCCACCAACTTCCGCATCCGCGGCTGGCAGTGGTGGCGCAAGGTGATGCTGCCGGGCATTTTTCCGTACTACGTGACAGGTGCCATCACCGCCTCGGGCGGCGCGTGGAACGCGAGCATCGTGGCCGAGTTCGTGCAGTGGGGCGATACCAAGGTGGTCGCCCACGGTCTGGGTTCCTATATCGCGCAGACCACCGCCGCGGGTGACTTCCCGAAGATCATTCTCGGCATTGCCGTGATGTCCCTGTTCGTCACGTTGTTTAACCGCACGTTGTGGCGTCCGATGTACGCCTACGCCGAATCCAAGCTTCGGCTCGATTGA
- a CDS encoding amidohydrolase family protein encodes MDLIIRRASLPRSVAAHREPVDIGIEAGRIVAVEPHLAASAHEEIDAAGSLVTPPFVDPHFHMDATLSYGLPRVNASGTLLEGIALWGELKPQLTQEALIERALQYCDWAVARGLLAIRSHVDVCDPRLLAVEALLEVKRRVAPYLDLQLVAFPQDGVLRSPGAFDNLKRAIALGVDVVGGIPHFERTMADGAESVRILCEYAAEQGLRVDMHCDESDDPLSRHIETLAAQTHRLGLHGRVTGSHLTSMHSMDNYYVSKLLPLMRESGVAAIANPLINITLQGRSDTYPKRRGMTRVPEMMAAGINVAFGHDCVMDPWYSLGSGDMLEVAHMGLHVAQMTGIDAMHACFDAVTVNAAHILGLEGYGIAPGCAANCVLLDARDPVEAIRLRAARLAVIRRGKVVARSPAARATLSLEGRPAEVDFKLQRG; translated from the coding sequence ATGGACCTGATCATCCGCCGTGCCAGCCTGCCGCGTAGCGTCGCCGCGCATCGGGAGCCCGTCGATATCGGCATCGAAGCGGGGCGCATCGTCGCCGTCGAGCCGCATCTGGCGGCAAGCGCCCACGAAGAAATCGACGCCGCCGGTTCGCTCGTCACACCGCCCTTCGTGGACCCGCACTTCCATATGGACGCGACGCTGTCCTATGGTCTGCCGCGCGTCAATGCATCCGGCACGCTGCTGGAAGGCATTGCGCTGTGGGGCGAACTGAAGCCGCAACTGACTCAGGAAGCCTTGATCGAGCGCGCACTGCAGTACTGCGACTGGGCGGTCGCGCGCGGCCTGCTGGCGATTCGCAGCCACGTCGACGTGTGCGACCCGCGCCTGCTGGCCGTCGAAGCGCTGCTCGAAGTGAAGCGGCGCGTGGCGCCTTACCTCGACCTGCAACTGGTGGCGTTCCCGCAAGACGGCGTGCTGCGCAGCCCCGGCGCCTTCGACAACCTGAAGCGGGCGATCGCGCTCGGCGTCGACGTGGTCGGCGGCATTCCGCATTTCGAACGGACCATGGCCGATGGCGCGGAGTCGGTGCGCATCCTCTGCGAGTACGCTGCGGAGCAGGGCTTGCGTGTCGACATGCATTGTGACGAATCGGACGACCCGCTCTCGCGCCACATCGAAACGCTGGCGGCGCAGACCCACCGGCTGGGCTTGCATGGACGCGTCACCGGCTCGCATCTGACCTCGATGCATTCGATGGACAACTACTACGTCAGCAAGCTGCTGCCGCTGATGCGCGAGTCGGGGGTGGCGGCGATTGCGAATCCGCTCATCAACATCACGCTGCAGGGCCGCAGCGACACCTACCCGAAGCGGCGCGGCATGACGCGCGTGCCGGAGATGATGGCCGCGGGCATCAACGTCGCGTTCGGCCACGATTGCGTGATGGACCCGTGGTACAGCCTCGGCTCGGGCGACATGCTCGAAGTGGCGCACATGGGGTTGCACGTTGCGCAGATGACCGGCATCGACGCGATGCATGCCTGCTTCGACGCGGTGACTGTGAACGCCGCGCACATCCTCGGGCTTGAGGGGTATGGCATCGCGCCGGGCTGTGCAGCGAATTGCGTGCTGCTGGACGCCCGCGATCCGGTCGAAGCGATCCGCTTGCGCGCCGCGCGGTTGGCGGTGATCCGGCGCGGCAAGGTGGTGGCGCGCTCGCCGGCGGCACGGGCGACGCTTTCGCTCGAAGGGCGGCCTGCAGAGGTGGATTTCAAATTGCAGCGGGGTTAG
- a CDS encoding M3 family metallopeptidase, whose protein sequence is MSTTQSTHDNPLLDFSDLPRFGDIRPEHVTPALDVLLANATAAVERAAAPITPASWTDVVEPVERVTEPLSRAWGVIGHLNAVADTPELRAAYGENLPRVTEFWSSVGQNLALYEKYKALAASSDFGSLTGERKKILSNALRDFRLSGAELPEDQKPHFAELQERQANLSKAFSDHVLDATNAYTYLVDDKAQLAGLPEDVIEAAQEAAERDGKSGWKFTLHFPSYFPVMQYSENRAMRETLYRAYVTRASELGGTYGGGKAEWDNTGNIAEQLKLRAEEAHMLGYQNFAEVSLAPKMAESPAQVMAFLEDLATRARPHAEQDWKELREFAANELGMTELQPWDMTYAAERLRQKRYSFSENEVKQYFPEDVVFKGLFKVTETLFDVKIRRDEAAVWHPDARFFRVENQDGGLVAQFYLDLYAREGKRGGAWMDDARARHRHANGGVQTPVAYLTCNFSAPVGGKPACFTHDEVITLFHEFGHGLHHMLTRVDELAVSGINGVEWDAVELPSQFMENFCWEWDVLSDMTSHVETAKPLPRDLFDKMLAAKNFQSGLGTLRQIVFSMFDMKLHTDFDASGATSANDLAREINERFHVVPQAAFSRWPNTFSHIFAGGYAAGYYSYKWAEVLSADAYAAFEEAAQAASGSVLDAATGTRYRKEILEVGGSRPAMESFKAFRGREPNIDALLRHNGMTPASTH, encoded by the coding sequence TCGACGTGCTGCTCGCCAACGCGACGGCCGCAGTCGAGCGCGCCGCGGCGCCGATCACCCCCGCCTCCTGGACCGACGTCGTCGAGCCCGTCGAGCGTGTGACGGAACCGCTCTCGCGCGCCTGGGGCGTCATCGGTCACCTGAACGCGGTGGCCGACACGCCCGAGTTGCGTGCCGCCTACGGCGAGAATCTGCCGCGCGTGACCGAATTCTGGTCGAGCGTCGGGCAAAATCTCGCGCTCTACGAAAAGTACAAGGCGCTCGCGGCCAGCAGCGACTTCGGCTCGCTCACGGGCGAACGCAAGAAGATCCTCAGCAATGCCCTGCGCGATTTCCGCCTGTCTGGCGCGGAATTGCCGGAAGACCAGAAGCCGCACTTCGCCGAATTGCAGGAACGTCAGGCGAACCTCTCGAAGGCGTTTTCCGATCACGTGCTGGATGCGACCAACGCCTACACCTACCTCGTCGACGACAAGGCGCAACTGGCCGGCTTGCCGGAAGACGTGATCGAAGCCGCGCAGGAAGCCGCCGAGCGCGACGGCAAGAGCGGCTGGAAATTCACGCTGCATTTCCCGTCGTACTTCCCGGTCATGCAGTACTCGGAAAACCGCGCCATGCGCGAAACGCTGTACCGCGCCTATGTCACGCGGGCGTCGGAACTGGGCGGCACGTACGGCGGCGGCAAGGCCGAGTGGGACAACACCGGCAACATCGCCGAGCAGTTGAAGCTGCGCGCCGAAGAAGCGCACATGCTCGGCTACCAGAACTTCGCCGAAGTCTCGCTTGCGCCGAAGATGGCCGAGTCGCCCGCACAAGTGATGGCCTTCCTCGAAGATCTCGCCACGCGCGCCCGTCCGCACGCCGAGCAGGACTGGAAGGAACTGCGCGAATTCGCCGCCAACGAACTCGGCATGACCGAGCTGCAGCCGTGGGACATGACGTACGCGGCCGAACGTCTGCGCCAGAAGCGCTATTCGTTCTCGGAAAACGAGGTCAAGCAATACTTCCCGGAAGACGTCGTGTTCAAGGGCCTCTTCAAGGTCACGGAAACGCTGTTCGACGTGAAGATCCGCCGCGACGAAGCGGCCGTGTGGCATCCGGACGCGCGCTTTTTCCGCGTCGAGAATCAGGACGGCGGCCTCGTCGCGCAGTTCTACCTCGACCTGTATGCGCGCGAAGGCAAGCGTGGCGGCGCATGGATGGACGACGCGCGGGCTCGTCACAGGCATGCCAACGGCGGCGTGCAAACGCCGGTCGCGTATCTGACCTGCAACTTCTCGGCGCCGGTCGGCGGCAAGCCGGCCTGCTTCACGCACGACGAAGTGATCACGCTGTTCCACGAGTTCGGCCATGGCCTGCATCACATGCTCACACGCGTCGATGAACTCGCGGTGTCGGGCATCAACGGCGTCGAATGGGATGCGGTCGAACTGCCGTCGCAGTTCATGGAAAACTTCTGCTGGGAGTGGGACGTGCTGAGCGACATGACTTCGCATGTCGAAACCGCCAAACCGCTGCCGCGCGACCTGTTCGACAAGATGCTGGCCGCAAAGAACTTCCAGAGCGGCCTGGGCACGCTGCGGCAGATCGTGTTCTCGATGTTCGACATGAAGCTGCACACCGACTTCGACGCGAGCGGCGCAACGAGCGCCAACGACCTCGCCCGCGAGATCAACGAGCGCTTCCATGTGGTGCCGCAAGCGGCATTCTCGCGCTGGCCGAACACCTTCAGCCATATCTTCGCGGGCGGTTACGCGGCGGGCTACTACAGCTACAAGTGGGCCGAAGTGCTGTCCGCCGACGCTTATGCCGCTTTCGAAGAAGCGGCTCAGGCGGCCAGCGGCAGCGTGCTCGATGCGGCCACCGGCACGCGTTATCGCAAGGAGATTCTCGAGGTGGGCGGCAGCCGTCCGGCGATGGAATCGTTCAAGGCGTTCCGCGGCCGTGAGCCGAATATCGACGCGCTGCTGCGTCATAACGGCATGACGCCGGCTTCGACGCATTGA